One genomic segment of Chryseobacterium phocaeense includes these proteins:
- a CDS encoding NRDE family protein gives MCTVSFFKTKNAVIFTSNRDEKKDREKAIFPEYLESETQTLYFPRDKKALGTWFVTDNAGNTAILLNGAFKNHESNPPYKKSRGTVLLDLMKRESFLIAFRAYDLSGIEPFQLLVYSEQKLFRLLWDGGKKHEIFLDENKNYLLSSKTLYNDSIEDDRIREFNKLLNVENISSEQILHFHKEHQIEKEPGIKEMVKEKLMTVSITQLVITAQSIELSYYDLVQNTSQKEKIEKRN, from the coding sequence ATGTGCACGGTAAGCTTTTTTAAAACAAAAAATGCTGTCATTTTTACCTCGAACAGAGATGAAAAAAAAGATAGAGAAAAAGCAATTTTTCCTGAATATCTGGAGTCAGAAACGCAGACGTTATATTTTCCACGCGATAAAAAAGCACTCGGCACATGGTTCGTTACAGACAATGCCGGAAATACGGCCATTCTTTTGAACGGAGCTTTTAAGAACCATGAAAGTAACCCTCCTTACAAAAAAAGCAGAGGGACTGTACTTTTAGATCTAATGAAAAGAGAAAGCTTTTTAATTGCTTTTCGAGCATATGATTTATCCGGGATAGAGCCTTTTCAGCTTTTGGTTTACTCGGAGCAAAAATTATTCAGATTGCTTTGGGATGGCGGTAAAAAGCACGAAATTTTTTTAGATGAAAATAAGAATTATCTACTGTCTTCCAAAACGCTTTATAATGACAGTATTGAAGATGACAGAATCCGGGAGTTTAATAAACTCCTGAATGTAGAGAACATCAGTTCAGAACAGATACTTCATTTTCATAAAGAGCATCAAATAGAAAAAGAGCCGGGCATTAAGGAAATGGTAAAAGAAAAGCTCATGACGGTAAGCATAACTCAGCTGGTGATTACAGCACAAAGTATTGAGCTTAGTTATTATGACCTGGTACAAAACACTTCGCAAAAAGAAAAAATTGAAAAGAGAAATTGA
- a CDS encoding ATP-grasp domain-containing protein: protein MKREIEFKLKYKWYRLTHWEFWPMWAIYFPCIFYYIWISLKSRSFGFFKAVNPAILHGGMTLEDKNFINQLLLQKYRAKSFLLQDKIIPEKIESMMKENGLKYPVILKPNNGCRGRNVELIQSREQVKIYLQNFGKEDLLLEEYVDYPNEIGVFYIRFPDEKKGFISGIVEKKGIEVTGDGKQTLGELIRYNLRYHGFYSEIFQHEGHDEKYIPEKDQKVILSSIGNHARGAIFYEASDRISPGLNSLFNEICSSLDGFYYGRFDVKFNTWEELEAGINFKIIELNGAAAEPTFIYDPRHSYFYGVKKIMEHWDFMYKIARINKQKGYHFTDIKECWTLLKEFNPFTI from the coding sequence TTGAAAAGAGAAATTGAATTTAAACTGAAATACAAATGGTATAGATTAACGCATTGGGAGTTCTGGCCAATGTGGGCTATTTATTTTCCATGCATTTTTTATTATATCTGGATTAGTCTTAAATCCAGATCTTTTGGGTTTTTTAAGGCTGTGAATCCGGCCATTCTTCACGGTGGAATGACGCTGGAAGATAAAAATTTCATCAATCAGCTTTTATTACAGAAATACAGGGCCAAATCTTTCCTGCTTCAGGATAAGATAATCCCGGAAAAAATTGAAAGTATGATGAAAGAAAACGGCCTGAAATATCCTGTTATTTTAAAACCAAACAATGGCTGCAGAGGGAGAAACGTGGAACTGATACAAAGCCGGGAACAGGTGAAAATATACCTTCAGAATTTTGGAAAAGAAGACCTCCTTTTGGAAGAATATGTTGATTATCCCAATGAAATAGGGGTTTTCTACATCAGGTTTCCTGACGAAAAAAAAGGCTTTATTAGCGGAATTGTGGAAAAAAAGGGAATTGAAGTTACAGGAGACGGTAAACAGACCCTGGGCGAATTAATACGGTATAACCTGCGGTATCATGGTTTCTATTCCGAAATTTTTCAACATGAAGGGCACGATGAAAAATATATTCCCGAAAAAGATCAGAAGGTCATTTTAAGCAGCATAGGAAACCATGCGCGGGGTGCCATATTTTATGAGGCATCAGATAGAATTTCTCCCGGACTGAATAGCTTATTTAATGAAATTTGCTCCTCTCTGGACGGATTCTATTATGGGCGGTTTGATGTTAAATTCAATACTTGGGAAGAATTAGAGGCTGGAATAAATTTTAAAATTATAGAATTAAACGGAGCTGCTGCAGAGCCTACGTTTATTTATGATCCCAGGCATTCTTATTTTTATGGCGTAAAAAAAATCATGGAGCATTGGGACTTTATGTATAAAATCGCCAGGATTAATAAGCAGAAAGGCTATCATTTTACGGATATTAAAGAATGCTGGACACTGTTGAAAGAATTTAATCCTTTTACCATTTGA
- a CDS encoding YdeI/OmpD-associated family protein — protein sequence MKQGIEFTGIIKQNGEMNAAFVEFPFSTQELFHKKGQVKIRATFDQKVEYRGSLAKMKSDCHILGLTQEVRKQLGKSFGDEVFVSLIEDKEERTVDIAEDIALVFNENPKAKSLFDNMSYTHRKEYIRWIEEAKKPETREKRKIRMIEMILEGKKGI from the coding sequence ATGAAACAAGGAATAGAATTTACCGGAATCATTAAACAAAACGGTGAGATGAATGCTGCTTTTGTAGAGTTTCCCTTTTCCACTCAGGAACTGTTCCATAAAAAAGGACAGGTGAAAATCAGAGCGACGTTTGATCAGAAAGTGGAATACCGAGGAAGTCTGGCCAAAATGAAATCCGATTGTCACATCCTTGGACTGACCCAGGAAGTAAGGAAGCAACTGGGGAAAAGTTTTGGTGATGAGGTTTTTGTTTCACTTATCGAGGATAAGGAGGAAAGAACGGTAGACATTGCAGAAGATATCGCCCTGGTTTTTAATGAAAATCCTAAGGCTAAATCCCTGTTCGACAATATGAGCTATACCCACAGAAAAGAATACATCCGCTGGATAGAAGAAGCAAAAAAACCCGAAACCCGGGAAAAGAGAAAAATCAGGATGATTGAGATGATTCTGGAGGGGAAAAAGGGGATATAA
- a CDS encoding S46 family peptidase, producing the protein MKRLFLLFTFLLGFAQMRADEGMWLLMLIKRLNGVDMQKEGLHLTPEEIYSVNNSSLKDAIVSFGGFCTGEIVSDKGLIFTNHHCGYGAVAAASTPEKDYLKNGFWAMKQKDEFNAKDLYVRFLVRMDDATQRINSKLNNNMTGAERKAVIDAETKAIQTENSENGKYTVVVRDFFNGNEFYYFVYQDYKDIRLVGAPPSSLGKFGGDTDNWEWPRHTADFTVFRVYGDAAGNPAEYAPGNVPLKPKHFLPVSLKGIKPGDFSMILGYPGRTNRYLTSYGIQQMVSKDYPAWVEASKLAMDVMKKYMDKDKATQLNYASQYASVANYWKNRQGTIDAVEKNGTISDKQKIEDTYRKWSAMPGNTEYDGILEDIGAYYKQVSDRNVERNYATQFSRNAKYITLALQVGSVLKAYAAQDMQGRLAMKAKTEAAIKAAYENFNPSLEGEMLASMANLYQSRVTNKDVASATILGLDAKTLSNVAYSSIFANKTSATNFLLNPDALKLDADQLWKIANGIVADQKMSVERYAKVDDNFNKNNRLFLAGLMKAMPEKKFYPDANSTMRLTYGTVDKLPVRQDRNYFGVTDNYYTDMTGLVGKYKKGDEEFDLPQRVIDLYNLKDFGQYADAAGYMPVNFLSNNDITGGNSGSPVIDGDGNLIGIAFDGNSEALSGDIVFEQEWQKTINVDVRFVLWTIDKYAGARRLIDELKLVRGENTPPDTKTKNSGTTELPKKTKKKK; encoded by the coding sequence ATGAAAAGACTATTTCTACTGTTCACTTTCTTGCTGGGCTTCGCTCAGATGAGGGCGGATGAGGGGATGTGGCTGTTAATGCTCATCAAAAGACTTAACGGGGTCGATATGCAAAAAGAAGGACTGCATCTGACGCCTGAAGAAATTTATTCGGTAAACAATTCAAGCTTAAAAGATGCTATCGTAAGCTTCGGAGGCTTCTGTACCGGGGAAATTGTTTCTGATAAAGGACTTATTTTCACAAACCATCACTGTGGTTACGGTGCTGTAGCTGCTGCTTCCACTCCGGAAAAAGATTATCTGAAGAATGGATTCTGGGCGATGAAGCAGAAAGACGAATTCAATGCAAAAGATCTTTATGTAAGGTTTTTGGTAAGAATGGATGATGCTACGCAGCGAATCAATTCTAAGCTAAATAACAATATGACCGGTGCAGAGAGAAAAGCAGTGATTGATGCTGAAACAAAAGCAATCCAGACTGAAAACTCTGAAAACGGAAAATATACGGTAGTGGTAAGAGATTTTTTTAACGGAAATGAATTTTACTATTTTGTATACCAGGACTACAAAGATATCAGATTGGTAGGTGCACCTCCATCATCATTGGGTAAATTCGGAGGTGATACCGATAACTGGGAATGGCCAAGACATACTGCTGATTTCACTGTGTTCAGAGTATATGGTGATGCAGCAGGAAACCCTGCAGAATATGCACCTGGTAACGTTCCGCTTAAACCTAAACACTTCCTTCCTGTTTCCCTTAAAGGAATCAAGCCTGGGGATTTCTCTATGATCTTAGGCTATCCGGGAAGAACAAACCGCTACCTTACTTCTTACGGAATCCAGCAGATGGTAAGCAAAGATTACCCGGCTTGGGTAGAAGCTTCCAAACTGGCTATGGACGTTATGAAAAAGTATATGGACAAGGATAAAGCAACTCAGCTTAATTATGCTTCTCAATATGCTTCTGTAGCAAACTACTGGAAAAACAGACAGGGAACCATTGATGCGGTAGAGAAAAACGGAACAATCTCTGACAAGCAAAAGATAGAAGATACGTACAGAAAATGGTCTGCAATGCCGGGTAATACTGAGTATGATGGTATTTTAGAAGATATTGGTGCGTACTATAAGCAGGTTTCCGACAGAAATGTGGAAAGAAACTATGCTACCCAGTTCTCAAGAAATGCAAAATATATTACCCTTGCTTTACAGGTAGGATCTGTTCTTAAAGCTTATGCAGCTCAGGACATGCAGGGCAGATTAGCCATGAAGGCTAAGACCGAAGCTGCAATCAAAGCTGCTTACGAAAACTTCAACCCTTCCCTTGAAGGTGAAATGCTGGCTTCTATGGCCAATCTTTACCAGTCAAGAGTTACCAATAAAGATGTAGCTTCCGCTACTATTTTGGGACTGGATGCCAAGACACTTTCCAATGTAGCTTATTCTTCTATTTTCGCGAATAAAACTTCTGCTACGAATTTCTTATTGAATCCTGATGCTTTAAAGCTGGATGCAGATCAACTTTGGAAAATTGCAAACGGTATTGTAGCTGATCAGAAAATGAGTGTAGAAAGATATGCTAAAGTTGATGATAACTTCAACAAGAACAACCGTCTTTTCCTTGCCGGATTAATGAAAGCTATGCCTGAGAAAAAATTCTACCCGGATGCGAACTCTACGATGAGATTAACGTACGGAACAGTAGACAAGCTTCCGGTAAGACAGGACAGAAACTATTTCGGTGTTACGGATAACTATTATACGGATATGACCGGTCTTGTAGGAAAATACAAGAAAGGGGATGAAGAATTTGATCTTCCACAGAGAGTGATTGACCTTTATAACCTTAAAGATTTCGGTCAATACGCTGATGCTGCAGGATATATGCCTGTTAACTTCCTTTCCAACAATGATATTACAGGAGGTAACTCCGGTTCTCCGGTAATTGACGGAGACGGAAACCTTATTGGTATTGCATTCGACGGAAACAGCGAGGCACTAAGCGGCGATATCGTATTTGAACAGGAGTGGCAGAAGACGATCAACGTAGATGTACGTTTCGTTCTTTGGACTATTGACAAATATGCCGGAGCAAGAAGGTTGATCGATGAATTGAAGCTTGTAAGAGGAGAAAACACACCTCCGGATACCAAGACTAAAAATTCAGGAACCACTGAACTGCCTAAGAAAACCAAAAAGAAAAAATAA
- a CDS encoding META domain-containing protein, which translates to MKKIIVSFFTVLLLGAAAGCSAIPEKNPALQRQWMLVAFGSFSRDELMKNRAEVNLIGTIEKGKIKGSAYMGCNSMFFTSAFKKGGKVKISGVGSTLKACQNMELETAFAQKFDKMTRYSIEGHFLTLSDDSGHSMKFVAADWD; encoded by the coding sequence ATGAAAAAAATAATAGTATCATTTTTTACCGTTTTGCTTTTAGGAGCGGCAGCCGGTTGCTCGGCTATCCCCGAAAAAAATCCTGCTCTACAAAGGCAATGGATGCTTGTAGCTTTCGGAAGCTTTTCAAGAGATGAATTGATGAAGAATAGAGCGGAGGTTAACCTTATAGGTACAATAGAGAAAGGAAAAATTAAAGGTAGTGCATATATGGGCTGTAACAGTATGTTCTTTACTTCAGCATTTAAGAAAGGAGGAAAAGTGAAAATTTCCGGCGTTGGAAGCACCTTGAAAGCATGCCAGAATATGGAACTGGAAACCGCATTCGCACAAAAATTTGATAAAATGACCCGTTATTCAATCGAAGGACATTTCCTGACACTTTCAGATGATAGTGGACATTCTATGAAGTTTGTCGCTGCGGATTGGGACTAA
- a CDS encoding beta strand repeat-containing protein, producing MKKILLSLGIMLGLFMGYAQAPEKMSYQAVMRNGSGQLLTNQAIAVKVSVLEGSPAGTLVYSERLTGNTNANGLISLEIGGGTVLSGVFSSINWPVGSYYLKTETDPAGGTNYTITGSSQLLSVPYAMYAKSAGGGGGSFSIPYTNTVNNAGTLFSLINDGDGTSVEGTNNTTTSNVAAVRGIVNNIAPGGFSSGVRGINNGTGGLGVGVYGSQNGSGWGVYGTTPNGLGIYGNATANGTGVYANSNTGTGLTATSNNGIPASISVFNNANNNNALNVSSVGNGTVVNVTTTGNGAGVRSSTAAGFALHGITSAQTSAGVIADNSGNGEAVVGRTTSDIAGAVVGRNDGGGYGVRGFIATNATGTGVGVYGQVGLNNSTGRAGRFENFNATNLQNTFEVESNGNGSIPDNTLGNAASFLLDNTNSVGAAVRGEVNTIFGNFGAAGIFGISSGTGGRAGLFYASNPSGNGASLIALTDGNGNAITANAGKDGNGVETNIDGAGNALYAWVPTFATGRAGRFEIFNESNQSDVITVKTVGNGIAGNFKVDRVTGTSAAVKGEVTSQFANFGTAGIYGVSSGTGGYAGLFYASNATGNGPSVLALTDGNGNGITANAGGNGDGIEASCDGPGNAVSGFIPNFGTGKAGRFANFNSANGQPVVHVTTNGTGSTLLVNHQGPSGNIAIYQSASTNVARINKAGRGYFNDGTQNSGADVAEAFDVEGSTSEYEPGDILIISTNSDRTVEKSSQPYSTLVAGVYATKPGVLLTEENIDSELIGKVPMGVIGVIPTKVCLEGGKIKRGDLLVTSSKPGTAMRANPKKVKIGQVIGKALQDFDQNSTGKIKVLVNIK from the coding sequence ATGAAAAAAATATTACTGTCTCTGGGGATTATGCTCGGCCTGTTTATGGGCTATGCGCAGGCTCCGGAAAAAATGAGCTACCAGGCCGTGATGAGAAACGGCTCCGGACAATTGCTGACCAATCAGGCAATCGCCGTAAAAGTAAGTGTTCTTGAAGGTTCGCCGGCCGGAACGCTGGTCTATTCTGAAAGACTGACCGGAAACACCAATGCCAATGGACTTATCAGCCTGGAAATAGGAGGAGGAACGGTTCTGTCCGGGGTATTCTCCAGCATCAACTGGCCTGTAGGAAGCTATTATCTGAAAACAGAAACCGATCCTGCAGGAGGAACCAATTACACCATTACAGGAAGCAGTCAGCTGCTTAGTGTTCCTTATGCTATGTATGCCAAATCCGCAGGGGGTGGAGGCGGAAGTTTTTCCATTCCTTACACCAATACGGTGAACAATGCAGGAACTCTGTTTTCGCTGATTAATGACGGAGACGGAACTTCTGTGGAAGGAACCAACAACACTACCACCTCCAATGTCGCGGCTGTACGAGGAATAGTAAACAATATAGCGCCGGGAGGCTTTTCCAGCGGTGTACGAGGTATTAACAACGGAACCGGCGGACTGGGCGTAGGGGTTTATGGAAGCCAGAACGGAAGCGGCTGGGGTGTTTACGGGACTACACCTAACGGATTAGGAATCTATGGAAATGCAACCGCCAACGGAACCGGAGTTTATGCCAACAGCAACACAGGAACCGGACTTACGGCAACCAGTAACAATGGAATTCCTGCCAGTATCTCTGTTTTCAATAATGCGAATAATAATAACGCCCTCAATGTTTCCAGTGTCGGAAACGGGACGGTAGTGAACGTGACCACCACAGGAAACGGAGCCGGGGTGCGTAGTTCTACTGCAGCAGGATTTGCACTCCACGGTATCACCAGTGCCCAGACATCCGCCGGGGTGATAGCTGACAACAGCGGAAATGGTGAAGCGGTAGTGGGAAGGACCACCAGTGATATAGCAGGTGCAGTAGTAGGCCGGAATGACGGCGGAGGCTACGGGGTAAGAGGGTTTATAGCTACCAATGCAACCGGGACTGGTGTAGGTGTTTACGGACAGGTTGGTTTAAATAACAGCACAGGACGGGCAGGAAGGTTTGAAAACTTTAATGCCACCAACCTGCAAAATACTTTTGAGGTGGAAAGCAACGGAAATGGAAGCATTCCGGATAATACACTGGGAAATGCAGCTTCTTTCTTACTTGATAATACGAACAGTGTAGGAGCAGCCGTAAGGGGTGAAGTGAACACTATTTTCGGGAACTTCGGAGCGGCTGGCATCTTTGGAATTTCGTCAGGAACAGGAGGACGGGCAGGATTATTCTATGCCTCAAACCCTTCCGGAAACGGAGCTTCATTAATTGCTTTAACCGACGGAAACGGAAATGCTATCACCGCCAACGCAGGTAAAGACGGAAACGGCGTGGAAACCAATATAGACGGTGCCGGAAATGCCCTGTATGCCTGGGTTCCAACTTTTGCAACAGGAAGAGCAGGAAGGTTTGAAATATTTAACGAAAGCAATCAGAGTGATGTAATAACAGTAAAAACCGTGGGTAATGGTATTGCGGGTAACTTCAAAGTAGACCGTGTTACCGGTACATCAGCAGCTGTAAAAGGCGAAGTGACGTCCCAGTTTGCAAACTTCGGGACAGCCGGGATTTATGGTGTATCATCAGGTACCGGTGGATATGCCGGCTTGTTCTATGCCTCCAATGCTACGGGTAACGGTCCTTCTGTTCTGGCCCTCACAGATGGTAACGGAAATGGTATTACTGCCAACGCCGGAGGAAACGGAGACGGTATAGAAGCATCCTGTGACGGACCTGGAAATGCCGTTTCAGGTTTTATTCCCAATTTCGGAACCGGGAAAGCAGGTCGTTTCGCCAACTTCAATAGTGCCAACGGGCAGCCGGTAGTTCATGTAACAACTAACGGTACTGGCTCTACCCTGCTGGTTAATCATCAGGGGCCATCAGGAAATATTGCCATCTATCAGAGTGCCTCGACCAATGTAGCACGTATTAATAAGGCGGGAAGAGGATATTTCAATGACGGAACACAAAACAGCGGGGCGGACGTTGCGGAAGCATTTGATGTTGAAGGAAGTACTTCAGAGTACGAGCCTGGAGATATTTTAATCATCTCAACCAATTCCGACCGTACGGTAGAAAAATCATCCCAACCTTACTCTACCCTTGTAGCCGGAGTTTACGCCACCAAGCCTGGCGTTCTTTTAACAGAGGAAAATATTGATTCCGAGCTTATAGGAAAGGTTCCTATGGGCGTTATTGGTGTAATTCCTACCAAAGTATGTCTGGAAGGCGGAAAGATCAAAAGAGGAGATCTTCTGGTAACCTCATCGAAACCGGGAACTGCTATGAGAGCTAATCCTAAAAAAGTAAAAATAGGACAGGTTATCGGAAAGGCTCTTCAGGATTTCGATCAGAATTCAACCGGTAAAATTAAAGTATTGGTCAACATTAAATAA
- a CDS encoding T9SS type A sorting domain-containing protein: MKRTSIHCFFLILFTFSVSLLNAQSAVMATGTTAASGGNGSVSYSVGQPAYQYKGPNSQVLEGVQQAYEITTLSSSETVSNQEGILLYPNPARDYLYVDFTSTPYKGSEYQLFDSQGKLIKKDVISQPKSELDLSSLPSAVYIMRINKNGENLKTFKVIKK, translated from the coding sequence ATGAAAAGAACATCTATTCACTGTTTCTTTCTCATTCTGTTTACCTTTTCCGTCAGTCTTCTGAATGCTCAGTCGGCAGTTATGGCTACGGGAACCACTGCAGCATCAGGGGGCAACGGCTCGGTTTCTTACAGTGTAGGGCAACCTGCCTATCAGTACAAGGGACCTAATTCCCAGGTATTGGAAGGTGTACAACAGGCCTATGAAATCACCACACTTTCGTCCAGCGAAACCGTATCCAATCAGGAAGGAATTTTACTCTACCCGAATCCTGCCAGAGATTATCTGTATGTAGATTTTACATCCACTCCATACAAAGGATCGGAGTACCAGCTGTTTGACTCCCAGGGCAAACTCATCAAAAAAGATGTCATCTCACAACCAAAATCTGAGCTTGACCTGTCCTCTCTCCCTTCAGCGGTCTACATTATGAGGATCAATAAAAACGGGGAAAATCTGAAAACATTTAAAGTCATAAAAAAATAA
- a CDS encoding LytR/AlgR family response regulator transcription factor, which translates to MNSHIKCMIIDDDELDRLVLQHHIRQYDNIEIIGSFDSAEKAVPYLEFPIDLLICEAKLPGMSGIEFRKLAYKIPACVFVSAHPDLAAEAFVIDALDFVTKPLHAPRFHHSIGKVFNFFEMKEKCDCFDALLGENCIRIKENGSTSQVRLTDILYLEALKDYTRLVTHEKKHCVLDSLGNLLHKSFFDSFIRIHRSYAVPRHFIRSKSSSEIELIHQIKLPIGRTYKESLSFLDP; encoded by the coding sequence ATGAATTCTCACATTAAATGTATGATCATCGATGATGATGAACTGGACAGGCTGGTTCTTCAACATCATATCAGGCAGTATGATAATATAGAGATTATCGGATCTTTTGATTCGGCAGAAAAGGCGGTTCCCTATCTTGAATTCCCTATTGACCTTTTGATCTGTGAAGCCAAACTTCCTGGGATGAGCGGTATTGAATTCCGGAAACTGGCCTATAAAATTCCTGCCTGTGTTTTTGTCAGCGCCCATCCGGATCTCGCGGCAGAAGCTTTTGTAATTGATGCCCTTGATTTTGTAACCAAGCCTCTTCACGCACCCCGTTTTCACCACTCAATCGGGAAAGTCTTTAATTTCTTTGAGATGAAAGAAAAATGTGACTGTTTCGATGCGCTTCTCGGCGAAAACTGTATCAGGATTAAAGAAAACGGCAGCACTTCCCAGGTCAGGCTCACCGACATTCTCTATCTGGAAGCTTTGAAAGATTATACCAGACTCGTTACTCACGAGAAAAAACACTGTGTTCTTGATTCCCTCGGAAATCTTCTTCATAAAAGCTTTTTTGATTCCTTTATCAGGATACACCGCAGCTATGCCGTACCCCGACATTTTATCCGAAGTAAAAGCAGTAGTGAGATAGAACTGATCCACCAGATTAAACTTCCCATCGGCAGAACCTATAAAGAAAGTCTCTCTTTTCTTGACCCGTAA
- the hflX gene encoding GTPase HflX has protein sequence MLDKKEHHYEKAVLVGVITQHQDEDKLTEYMDELEFLAFTAGATVQKRFTQKLTQPDSKTFIGSGKAQEIKEYVKENEIGTVIFDDELSPSQLKNLEREIEVKILDRTNLILDIFAQRAQTSYARTQVELAQYQYLLPRLTRMWTHLERQKGGIGMRGPGETEIETDRRIIRDRISLLKDKLKTIDRQMATQRNNRGKVVRAALVGYTNVGKSTLMNALSKSEVFAENKLFATLDTTVRKVVIGNLPFLLTDTVGFIRKLPTQLVESFKSTLDEVREADLLIHVADISHESFEDQVESVNQTLMEINAHQKPMIMIFNKIDDFSYDKKDEDDLTPSTRKNVSLEEWKKTWMGKSKYPTVFISALTKENFPEMKKMIYDEVMKIHISRFPYNDFLFEYFDNDEEEENND, from the coding sequence ATGCTAGATAAGAAAGAACATCATTACGAGAAAGCAGTATTAGTAGGGGTTATTACACAACATCAGGATGAGGATAAGCTTACGGAATATATGGATGAGCTGGAGTTTTTAGCTTTCACTGCGGGAGCAACGGTTCAGAAACGATTTACTCAGAAATTAACCCAGCCGGACTCCAAAACCTTTATCGGAAGCGGAAAAGCACAGGAAATTAAGGAATACGTAAAGGAAAACGAAATAGGAACCGTTATTTTCGATGACGAGCTTTCTCCTTCCCAGCTTAAAAACCTTGAACGGGAAATTGAAGTGAAAATCCTGGACAGGACTAATCTGATCTTAGATATTTTTGCACAGAGAGCTCAGACTTCCTATGCCAGAACTCAGGTTGAACTGGCGCAGTACCAATATCTTCTTCCCCGCCTCACCAGGATGTGGACCCACCTTGAGCGTCAGAAAGGAGGGATCGGGATGAGAGGTCCCGGGGAAACGGAAATTGAAACCGACCGCCGTATTATCCGTGACAGGATTTCCCTGTTAAAGGATAAACTTAAAACCATCGACAGACAGATGGCTACCCAGCGTAATAACCGTGGGAAGGTAGTGCGTGCAGCTTTGGTAGGCTATACCAACGTTGGAAAATCTACCCTGATGAACGCACTTTCCAAGTCTGAAGTTTTTGCGGAAAATAAATTATTTGCCACTTTGGATACTACCGTACGAAAGGTAGTAATCGGAAACCTACCGTTTTTGCTTACAGATACGGTGGGGTTTATCAGAAAGCTTCCCACACAGCTTGTGGAATCCTTTAAATCTACCCTGGATGAGGTTCGTGAAGCGGATCTTCTTATTCATGTAGCCGATATTTCGCATGAAAGCTTTGAAGACCAGGTAGAATCTGTAAATCAGACTTTAATGGAGATCAATGCGCATCAGAAGCCGATGATCATGATTTTTAATAAAATTGATGACTTCAGCTATGATAAAAAAGATGAAGATGATCTGACCCCATCTACTAGAAAAAATGTTTCCCTGGAAGAATGGAAAAAGACCTGGATGGGTAAATCCAAATATCCAACGGTTTTTATCTCAGCTTTAACCAAGGAAAACTTCCCGGAAATGAAGAAAATGATTTATGATGAGGTGATGAAGATCCATATCTCCAGATTTCCGTATAATGACTTCCTTTTCGAGTATTTCGATAATGACGAAGAAGAAGAAAATAACGATTAA
- a CDS encoding DUF4919 domain-containing protein, translated as MKHYFFLLLVFFSVFGFSQKSKIDLKNIEKSLKNSDSPYNYEKLIFKYKGYPKSLDSIEAQYLYYGRNFRDDKVSTSDDAFKSLADAFKENNFEECIKQGKVLYDKDPTNLDVLLVLLRAYDSQKDGSNFMHHLSQFRSLTEGMKNSGDGTSEKTAYLVNSVGDEYILLNILNIGKDYVRGSRPTKDGMFDIWEKDGRKLYIKILYLDFKIN; from the coding sequence ATGAAGCATTACTTTTTCCTCTTACTGGTTTTCTTTTCGGTTTTTGGGTTCAGCCAGAAATCAAAAATCGATTTAAAAAACATTGAAAAAAGCCTTAAAAATTCAGATTCTCCCTACAATTATGAGAAACTGATTTTTAAATATAAAGGATATCCCAAATCCCTTGACAGTATTGAAGCCCAGTACCTTTACTACGGAAGAAACTTCAGGGATGATAAGGTGTCTACTTCAGACGACGCGTTCAAAAGCCTGGCAGATGCATTTAAAGAAAATAATTTTGAAGAATGTATCAAGCAGGGTAAAGTCCTGTATGACAAAGATCCTACGAACCTGGATGTTCTTCTTGTGCTTCTCAGAGCCTATGATTCGCAAAAGGACGGGAGTAATTTTATGCATCACCTGAGTCAGTTCCGTTCACTGACGGAGGGAATGAAAAATTCCGGAGACGGAACTTCTGAAAAAACAGCTTATCTGGTCAATTCCGTGGGAGATGAATACATCCTGCTGAATATCCTGAATATCGGGAAAGATTATGTGAGAGGGTCCAGGCCAACCAAAGACGGAATGTTTGATATCTGGGAAAAAGACGGCCGTAAACTGTACATCAAAATACTTTATTTAGACTTTAAAATCAATTAA